The following are encoded together in the Candidatus Omnitrophota bacterium genome:
- a CDS encoding epoxyqueuosine reductase QueH — protein MKKILLHICCAPCVIFPLEVLRREGFQVKGLFFNPNIHPRQEYERRLDALRIYSKDARLEFSSGEYDLKMFLGLVDGNKSAPTRCDACWRLRLKITAETARQENCQYFTSTLLVSPYQDTSVLEKIAAEEARNLNLKFFRYDFKSGFSQAHRKAKETGLYCQKYCGCIYSLQERSKRKDTRSVRS, from the coding sequence ATGAAAAAGATTCTTTTACACATATGTTGTGCGCCATGTGTAATTTTCCCCTTGGAGGTCTTGCGTAGAGAAGGATTTCAAGTAAAGGGCTTGTTTTTTAATCCAAACATACATCCTCGCCAGGAATATGAGAGAAGGCTCGATGCCTTAAGGATTTATTCTAAAGATGCGAGGTTGGAATTTTCCTCGGGAGAGTATGACCTCAAGATGTTTTTGGGTCTGGTTGATGGAAATAAAAGTGCACCTACACGTTGTGATGCCTGTTGGAGATTAAGGCTTAAGATTACGGCTGAAACAGCAAGGCAAGAGAATTGTCAATATTTTACATCAACACTTTTGGTGAGTCCCTATCAGGATACATCTGTTTTAGAAAAAATAGCTGCTGAAGAAGCACGAAATTTAAATTTGAAATTCTTCAGATATGATTTCAAATCCGGTTTTAGCCAGGCGCATCGAAAGGCAAAAGAAACTGGCCTATATTGTCAAAAATACTGCGGTTGTATTTATTCGCTGCAGGAAAGATCCAAGAGAAAAGATACAAGATCAGTACGCTCCTAG
- the ruvB gene encoding Holliday junction branch migration DNA helicase RuvB has product MSVEKKDINILKLNETEEDTVFNISLRPQHLNEFVGQETVVKNLDVALRAAKERKEPLEHVLLSGPPGLGKTSLAHIIAHEMNANITATSGPAIERAGDLIGILTNLGKGDIFFIDEIHRLSRVVEEFLYQAMEDFQIDFVIDKGPYAKTIKFNLKPFTLVGATTRSGLLTAPLRSRFGLFFHLDFYSASDLAQIIAHSSKILGMTTDKEGALEIGRRSRGTPRIANRLLRRVRDYVQVNKLNQTNQRIASQALDALNIDESGLDQFDRKVLLAIIDNYSGGPVGIDTLAATLNEDIDTLVDCIEPYLLKANFLRRTSRGREVTEIAYKHFNKKIDKISQKELF; this is encoded by the coding sequence ATGTCCGTTGAGAAAAAAGATATAAATATCTTAAAATTAAACGAAACAGAAGAGGATACTGTTTTTAATATATCTCTTAGGCCGCAGCATTTGAATGAATTCGTCGGTCAGGAGACAGTTGTGAAGAATTTGGATGTTGCCTTGAGGGCTGCCAAAGAAAGGAAAGAACCGCTTGAGCATGTGCTTCTCTCAGGCCCGCCCGGATTAGGCAAGACTTCCCTAGCGCATATAATCGCCCATGAGATGAATGCGAATATTACAGCTACGAGCGGACCGGCAATTGAACGTGCCGGTGACTTAATCGGTATTTTAACTAATTTAGGCAAAGGCGATATATTCTTTATTGACGAAATACATCGTCTTTCTCGCGTTGTAGAGGAATTCCTTTATCAGGCAATGGAGGATTTCCAGATAGATTTTGTTATTGATAAAGGCCCTTATGCTAAAACGATCAAATTCAATCTCAAGCCATTTACATTAGTCGGTGCTACTACAAGAAGCGGTCTTTTGACTGCACCGCTTCGTAGCCGTTTCGGATTATTTTTTCATCTTGATTTTTACAGTGCTTCAGATCTGGCACAGATTATTGCCCACTCCTCAAAGATTTTGGGGATGACTACAGATAAAGAAGGTGCCTTAGAGATTGGCAGAAGAAGCAGGGGTACGCCTAGAATCGCAAATCGTCTTCTGCGGCGTGTGCGTGATTATGTCCAGGTTAATAAATTAAACCAGACGAATCAAAGAATAGCAAGTCAGGCCTTAGATGCTTTAAATATTGATGAGTCTGGCCTAGACCAATTTGACCGCAAGGTCTTACTTGCGATCATTGATAATTATTCGGGTGGGCCGGTAGGTATAGATACACTGGCAGCGACATTGAATGAGGATATTGATACCTTAGTAGATTGCATAGAGCCTTATTTATTGAAAGCAAACTTCCTGCGACGGACATCTCGCGGCCGGGAAGTAACAGAAATCGCCTACAAGCATTTTAACAAGAAAATTGATAAAATATCCCAGAAAGAATTGTTCTAA
- a CDS encoding segregation/condensation protein A, with translation MSYKIKLDIFEGPLDLLLYLIKRNDLNIYDIPIAKVTEQYIQYLELMRLLDLGIASEFLVMAATLIEIKSKMLLPRDPEQEEDIEEDPRQELIQRLLEYQKYKEAAEDLRKREQIYKDVFSRNSDSSEEKQDGEVFFEASLFDLISAFSKALKDVPKEVFYEIVKDEFTVEEKIHDILRMLLNAPLVYLNDIFSKAKNKLEIVANFLAILELIRLQEIVVQQKNVFGEIAIRRYEQHSKPQRVLERK, from the coding sequence ATGTCCTATAAGATAAAACTGGATATATTTGAAGGACCATTAGATTTACTTTTGTATCTGATAAAAAGAAATGATCTTAATATCTACGATATTCCGATTGCGAAGGTCACTGAACAGTACATACAGTATTTGGAATTAATGCGACTCCTTGATTTAGGAATCGCTTCTGAATTTTTAGTTATGGCTGCTACGCTAATTGAGATAAAATCTAAGATGTTGTTACCTCGGGATCCTGAGCAAGAAGAAGATATAGAAGAAGATCCGCGCCAGGAACTTATTCAGCGCTTATTAGAGTATCAAAAATATAAGGAGGCAGCAGAAGATTTACGGAAGAGAGAACAAATCTATAAAGACGTCTTTAGCCGAAACTCTGATTCATCTGAGGAGAAACAAGATGGAGAAGTCTTTTTTGAGGCAAGTCTTTTCGATTTGATTTCTGCATTTTCCAAGGCCTTGAAGGATGTGCCAAAGGAAGTATTTTACGAAATCGTCAAGGATGAATTTACCGTCGAGGAGAAAATCCATGATATCTTGAGAATGCTTCTTAACGCTCCTTTAGTTTATTTAAATGATATTTTCTCCAAAGCAAAAAATAAATTAGAGATCGTAGCTAACTTTCTTGCTATTTTAGAATTGATCCGCTTGCAGGAAATTGTCGTACAACAAAAAAATGTTTTTGGAGAGATTGCTATCAGGCGTTATGAACAGCATTCCAAACCGCAGAGAGTCCTGGAAAGAAAATAG
- a CDS encoding DUF2905 domain-containing protein, with protein MHSLGKTLIIIGIILIIAGSIAQVLPRISKIPRLPGDIYIKKGNFTFYFPLTSCIILSIVFSLVFWLWSKR; from the coding sequence ATGCATAGCCTTGGAAAGACACTAATCATAATTGGCATAATCCTTATTATTGCCGGAAGTATAGCGCAAGTTCTGCCTAGAATAAGTAAAATACCGCGTCTGCCCGGTGATATATACATTAAGAAGGGAAACTTTACTTTTTATTTTCCTCTAACAAGCTGTATCATTTTAAGTATAGTTTTTAGTTTAGTCTTTTGGTTATGGTCAAAGAGATAA